In the genome of Triticum aestivum cultivar Chinese Spring unplaced genomic scaffold, IWGSC CS RefSeq v2.1 scaffold20910, whole genome shotgun sequence, one region contains:
- the LOC123177007 gene encoding uncharacterized protein, translating into MECNKDAALVAKEAAERKFETMTTIFKHATSRARKRKQNVGSETSVVHHNVHMPFQANEAPMPQTETVHVVQTENQDGSSARNFQWSPLCMAGGNILASSNTGASEFQHVSGGRDGKLQPHTNISLSKSFRKDEMRKLLIKKAKSGLTEKLRKIITNKNDSGTKTDAEKEEDHPSTYIVPDPHFHDFDKDRTEESFQSGQVWASYGDKDGMPHCYVLIKKRLSLSPFKLGINFLHGARTSNEFGSFDWVSSDLRKTCGDFRIGMYETSSALNAFSHQITWDKGPRGIISIYPRKGDIWAVYQNWSSDWNGNTPDNVMQVYDLVEVLDNYDAEHGISVAALIKVAGFRTVFRRYPDGYAIKRIMKEEMLRFSHQVPFYRMTEEEAPDVPMGCYEIDPAALSKELLEEITEAVEEGNEIPGEEAI; encoded by the coding sequence ATGGAGTGCAACAAGGATGCGGCCCTTGTTGCAAAGGAGGCTGCGGAGAGGAAGTTTGAAACTATGACTACCATCTTCAAACATGCTACTTCCAGGGCAAGGAAAAGGAAGCAGAATGTAGGATCAGAAACATCCGTAGTGCACCATAACGTCCATATGCCGTTCCAAGCAAACGAGGCACCAATGCCGCAAACAGAGACTGTTCATGTGGTACAAACTGAGAATCAAGATGGAAGCAGTGCTAGAAATTTTCAGTGGAGTCCACTATGTATGGCAGGTGGAAATATTCTGGCTTCTAGCAACACTGGAGCCTCAGAGTTTCAACATGTTAGTGGTGGGCGCGATGGGAAACTGCAACCTCATACCAACATCAGCCTAAGCAAGTCCTTTCGTAAAGATGAAATGAGAAAACTTTTGATTAAAAAAGCAAAGAGTGGTTTAACTGAGAAGCTGAGGAAGATTATAACTAACAAGAATGATTCTGGTACAAAAACAGATGCTGAAAAAGAAGAGGATCACCCATCCACATATATTGTTCCTGATCCTCATTTTCATGATTTTGATAAGGATCGTACCGAGGAATCTTTTCAGAGTGGTCAAGTTTGGGCTTCGTATGGTGACAAAGATGGCATGCCTCACTGTTATGTGCTCATTAAGAAACGTCTGTCCTTATCACCATTTAAGCTCGGAATAAATTTTCTCCACGGCGCAAGGACGAGCAATGAATTTGGGTCTTTCGATTGGGTTTCTTCTGATTTAAGAAAGACGTGTGGTGATTTCAGGATTGGCATGTATGAAACCAGCAGTGCATTGAATGCATTCTCTCACCAGATTACATGGGATAAAGGTCCTCGTGGGATAATCAGCATTTATCCACGGAAAGGCGACATATGGGCCGTGTACCAAAACTGGTCATCTGATTGGAATGGAAATACTCCTGATAATGTGATGCAAGTCTATGATCTGGTTGAGGTTCTGGATAATTATGATGCTGAGCACGGCATTTCTGTTGCCGCATTGATCAAGGTTGCTGGATTCAGAACGGTTTTTCGACGCTACCCGGATGGGTATGCCATCAAGAGGATTATGAAAGAAGAGATGCTTCGGTTTTCACACCAGGTTCCTTTTTACAGGATGACCGAGGAAGAAGCTCCAGATGTGCCCATGGGTTGCTATGAGATAGACCCAGCTGCTCTTTCTAAAGAGCTCCTTGAGGAGATCACAGAGGCAGTGGAGGAGGGTAACGAGATACCGGGGGAAGAAGCTATTTAG